A region from the Lolium perenne isolate Kyuss_39 chromosome 4, Kyuss_2.0, whole genome shotgun sequence genome encodes:
- the LOC139839050 gene encoding uncharacterized protein, which produces MSNSPAARDKIGTDKDKGGVSGKSKPPQDPPRRTSLSPIRRRGRSPSRRGGGELVVREQVVWESTGSATYPTLTRSNYAEWAIVMRVQLQAQPLWDVIQYGADDDGDDRAALAALLRAVPLELVRTLAVKDCAKTSWETIKTMRFGCERVREAKAHTRRREWEKLRFKSGESIEDFVIHLTAIMNDLELLGDPIDEYRAVLKYLRSVPRKYHMVAMAIEQTVVLRDLTIEELTGRFFTVEEGYELDDATDGVGKLLLTEEEWAARQRQCGGSSSGTKPAANPKPQGNQGGGSHTSEKGAGSGDRKKGNCRYCGKAGHWAKECLKAKRDRPARQRRESRGSGRGGGVLPPHGD; this is translated from the coding sequence ATGTCGAATTCACCGGCGGCAAGAGACAAGATCGGGACGGACAAGGACAAGGGCGGTGTGTCGGGGAAGTCCAAGCCCCCGCAAGATCCACCGCGCCGCACGTCTCTGTCCCCGATCCGACGTCGTGGGCGTAGCCCATCGAGGCGCGGTGGAGGAGAACTGGTGGTCCGGGAGCAAGTGGTGTGGGAGAGCACCGGCTCCGCGACCTACCCAACCCTCACGCGATCGAATTACGCCGAGTGGGCAATAGTAATGCGGGTTCAGTTGCAGGCACAACCCCTTTGGGACGTGATCCAGTATGGCGCggacgatgacggtgacgatcgtGCGGCGCTCGCGGCTCTGCTGCGCGCCGTGCCTCTGGAGCTGGTTCGCACGCTCGCCGTCAAGGACTGCGCCAAGACGTCCTGGGAAACCATCAAGACGATGCGCTTCGGCTGCGAGCGCGTCAGGGAGGCCAAGGCCCATACACGTCGCCGCGAATGGGAGAAGCTGCGGTTCAAGTCCGGGGAGTCCATTGAGGATTTCGTGATTCATCTGACGGCGATCATGAATGACCTCGAGCTCCTGGGCGACCCCATTGACGAGTACAGAGCAGTGCTCAAGTACCTGCGCTCGGTGCCGCGCAAGTACCACATGGTGGCCATGGCCATCGAGCAAACGGTGGTCCTCAGGGATCTGACCATCGAGGAGCTCACCGGCCGCTTCTTCACCGTGGAGGAAGGGTATGAGCTTGACGACGCCACTGACGGCGTTGGCAAACTCCttctcacggaggaggagtgggctGCCCGGCAGCGCCAGTGCGGCGGAAGCTCCAGCGGCACCAAGCCGGCCGCAAATCCTAAACCCCAGGGAAACCAAGGGGGAGGGTCCCACACCAGCGAGAAAGGTGCGGGCTCCGGTGACCGCAAGAAGGGTAACTGCCGCTATTGCGGCAAGGCAGGCCATTGGGCCAAGGAATGCCTTAAGGCAAAACGCGATCGCCCAGCGCGGCAGCGTCGCGAATCTCGTGGaagtggaagaggaggaggagtccTCCCTCCTCATGGCGATTGA